A part of Desulfovibrionales bacterium genomic DNA contains:
- a CDS encoding BrnT family toxin yields MEFEFDPKKSESNKQKHGIDFYEAQELWDDPDLMEIPLRTSDEPGFLVIGSISEKHWSGIITYRGDKIRIISVRRSRKEEVDIYEGY; encoded by the coding sequence ATGGAGTTTGAGTTTGACCCCAAGAAAAGTGAAAGCAACAAGCAGAAACACGGTATTGATTTTTATGAGGCCCAGGAATTATGGGATGATCCTGATTTAATGGAGATTCCTTTAAGAACAAGTGACGAACCAGGATTTTTGGTAATAGGTAGTATTTCAGAGAAGCATTGGTCCGGGATTATAACTTATAGGGGAGATAAAATAAGAATTATTTCGGTACGACGTTCGAGAAAAGAGGAGGTTGATATATATGAAGGCTATTAA
- a CDS encoding CopG family antitoxin gives MKAIKAKEIEKKFDEGEDISKYLDLSKARRPEQEQKRVNVDFPLWMIHLLDKEAKRLGVPRQSIIKVWVAERLEKAS, from the coding sequence ATGAAGGCTATTAAGGCTAAAGAAATTGAAAAGAAATTTGATGAAGGAGAGGATATCTCTAAATATCTTGATTTGTCAAAAGCCAGAAGACCTGAGCAGGAACAGAAAAGGGTAAATGTAGATTTCCCCTTATGGATGATTCACTTATTAGATAAAGAGGCGAAACGTCTGGGCGTGCCTCGACAATCCATCATCAAGGTCTGGGTAGCTGAGCGTCTTGAAAAGGCGTCTTGA